From the genome of Setaria viridis chromosome 1, Setaria_viridis_v4.0, whole genome shotgun sequence:
CCGTCCCTACGGAGGCGCATAGTTGCGCCGTGGGGGGGAGCGTGTGCGGTCACGGCGTACCGTTCCCGCGCACCCCCAGTAGTCGGAGTCGACGTGCCGCCCCTGTCCTGGGTGCTCGTAGTCGCCTTCGTGGTCGTCGTCATCGCCGCCGCGACGGGACGGCCAGGTGAATGGCCGATCATCACAGCGCTGCCTCGCCGGCCGACGCCTGGGGCGGTCTTCTCTGGTGCGTTGATCTTGATGGGTGGAGGTgtcgcgccgccgtccgccttCCCCAGCATCAGCCACAGGTCGGTCGCCATGCTCTGTTCTGTAGCCGGCCGCAGGAGCTCGCCGTCCCCCGCTTGGGTCCGCGCTGGGGTGTTCACGCGGCGGTCGAGGAAGTCGCGCCGGGAAGCGCGACCGTGCATCGGAGGGCGCACCGTCAACAAGCCCGTAGCGCCACTCATAGCGACGCCTGATGGGGACGATGCTTTGCGGATTGTCGATGGCCTGCTGGAGATCCTGTGCCGTCGCCGAGTAGTCCTCCAGAAGGGGCAAGTGGATGAAGACCTCATACCGGGTCCCCTGTTGCCAGGGCAGCTGCGAGGGCTCGGCCGAGACTGCAAAGGCAGATGATCTTGCTGTTGGGTTATGAGTGAATGCGAGCCATACCTTCTTCGAGATTTCGCTCGGATCGACTGTCCAAGCCCACAGCTCAATGTGTCTGGAGTCCGCTGGTTGAAGGAGATCGGTGACGATGTGCTGCAGGGCGCACTTGTGGCCGATGACGCGCTCGACGATCTCCGGTGTCCAAGCGTGGGCTGGGATTCCGTCGAGGCAGAGTCGAACTCTGTAGAAGATGCGGAATCCGAGGGCGTGGGTGAGGCTTCTCCAGGTGCGGAGGCAGATGTCGATGCCGGCTCCTGTGAATCTTCCCCGCCGTCGTGCCTCCGCCGCATGTTCAGCTTGCTCGAACTTGATGAGGTACGGCTCGGGCTGGTGGAGGGTGACGGCAACATCACCGGGCCGCAGATGGAGCTCTCTGGTGAGGAGGGCGGCAATGTCCCTGGCGCCGGCATCCGGCGGCAGATGCAGTGCCCACGGGACGAGCGCACAGGCTTCCCAGTCCCGTGCATCATGCTCAAGGTGAAAAGTTGTGGAGACGAACACCGTCTCAACTTCCGGCCGTGTGTTCGGGTCGCCTATGGCCATTTTGGTTGTGGCGGCTCTTGGTTGTAGTTGGTGGGGCTCCAGGAAGGGGGGCGGCGGTTTGATTGGCGGCGATGAGTTGGAGATTTGGAGGTGttaggcggcgggcggtggtcgGGAGTGGTGTCGCTTGGCTTTTCAGGTGGTGTGAGTGTGCGTGGAGGTCCCCGGAGCTCAGATCTCCGGCGAGGTTGCTGCCGCCCTGCTCTGCATTCGCGCTCCCTGTGCCCGAAGCGCCGGCACCGGAAGCAGCGCACCGGGTCGCGGCACGCAGAGGCGAGGTGGTTGTGGGCAAGGCAGCGGAAGCAGCGGCCCTGCGTTGCCCGTTTAAAGTCGAGCAAAGCCCGACTTGCTGGCCGTCTTGAATGGTCTCTGCTGCTCCGGTCATGTCCGCCGTCGCGTCGCGGCGTCTCGGGCCGCGCTTGCCGCCGCATCCGACGACTCTTCACAGGTTGCCAGGCATGGAGATCCGGATTGTGCTGCAATGTTCCCATTACACCGCCGTACGGAGGTCCGAGGGGCGGAGTCACTGGCGTGGTGTCTTGATTGCGCCGCGTGGTTGTCTTGTCGCTGGATTTACTCCATCTCCCATGGGTAGTAGAGCTGCCGTCACCATGGCGGCGTAGAGGTGCGCGGGCAGCTGGAGTATTGAAgactcttcctctccctctgaCGACCTCCGCATAGGACCGTGTCCCGTCCGTCGCGATGGGGGGGAGCCTGGAGCCAGCAGGTAGCAGATCCTGTAGGGGGATCTTCAGATCCGGCGAGGTGACTCGCGGATCCGGCGAGTCCGGCACCCAATCGACCtcgggcggcggccgtcggtggaaccgcggaggtggcggtggggagCCATTGGCGAACTGCTCCCAGGCTCTTGTTGAGGATGGGGATAGTGGGGGTCGGGGTCGTGGGTTCTGGTTGAGGGTCGGCTTCGGTGGGGCTCCGCGGAGGTAGGCTTGGGTTGACGCCGGAagcggtgggcggcgcggcggcggcggaacgaGGGGGGCTGGCGTTGGGGAGGGGGGGCTCTCATTTCGAActagactaattagacttaatagattcgtctcaagaattagccttcatttatgcaattggttttgaaataatctatatttaatacttctaattagtatctaaacattcaatatgACAAGGATTAAATTTGAGTTCCTGAAACCAAACACGCCTTTAGTCTAGCGCCTGTTAGGAGATTGCGGTGCTAGTTAACCTCTTGTTGCTCTATTACTTGCTCCTACTTTGaaacaaaaaatagaaataCAGGACAGGTTGTTCCCATCGATTCATCTCGTGTTCGCTGACAAAAGGATCCCGGAGGATGCGGGGCCTGCATGTCAGTGACCATGTCACCATGACTTAGCGTAGAGAAAACCGGTTCAGCCGTTTGTGCCTTTGCCACGCGTCTAACAAGCTACTGTTGTGTGCAGCCGTGTTCCGTGGTTCGATCAATGCTATATGCTAGTGGATTTGCAGTATCCAAACATAGTAGAGGAATAGTATTCATTTTTCACGACCATCCCACCAATTAATAAGCACTGTTAAAAGGCTTGCGCCCGTTACTTTGCGTAACCAAAATGAAGCCCATACGAGCCGTGTCTAGCGGGAAACAAGCCCAACCAGACGCCCTCACCCGGCCCAGGTTTGTCCTGGGCCACAGATGGGCCCACTTTCGTACAGCGAAGCGAGCAAACTACGAAGGAATACATCGTCaggctgacaagtgggcccgcggCTCCGCAGCCTGGCCCCACGTGCTTGCCTCCCCGTTCCTCGGTTCCTTCCTCCCCTCCCGTCGCGCATCTGAAGCGTGCGGGGTAGGGAGACCGATCTTGTTCGCGGAGGTGTTTGACGGTTTTGACTCGGATCATGATGCGCAGCTAGATAGTGGAGAGCTTGACCTGAGGTGGGGGACGCGGATCGCAGGGTAGAGGCAGGAGAccgagaggaaggagaggggtATAggcggagggagaggaagaaggcgggAAGGATGGTGCTGGTGCTTGCGCTGGGGGATCTGCACATCCCGCACCGGGCGCCCGACCTGCCCGCCAAGTTCAAGTCCATGCTCGTGCCCGGCAAGATCCAGCACATCATCTGCACCGGAAACCTCTGCATCAAGGTAAGCCTTACCTTCCTCGCCGCCCCTGGCCGGCCGGCTCTCCTCTTCGATCTTACCATCTCTTTCTCTGTCTTCATGAGTCCAATCTGGCTGCCTGGCGAGTTCGTAGCGCCGTGGATAACAGCGTCCCGGGAGGAACCGTTTTGGTTCTTAGATGGGGTTGGGATCAGCGGCATAGGTGTTCAGTTGGGCAAGCTATGTGCGCCAATTTGGGCTCCCGGGTGGAGAGAGCAATGAGCTTGCAAGGGATTAATTATAATACCTGAGTGTGATCTTGtgatttccttttttgtttAGAGGAATTGATAGTCCATGGACGCCATATTTTTGCGAATTGTACTTCATTGTTGATGCGTTGTCAAAAATCAGTGATTGCTTACTGATGTTCAGTACACAAAGGTTGCATCCTACTGTTCAATCATAGAGCTCTCTCTAATTCTTATTAGAAAACTGTCAAGGGAACATTCTCAATTGGAAACATGTTTACCGTGTCTATGTTTACTAGGCATTATGCAGCTATAATACATTGCGGAGTTTTCCTAGGGTAATGAAACTTTGGTGACAACTAGGGTACGTTGTTACAAAGAAACCCTGTAATTGCCTTATTGTCCTTGCTGCTTCTCCTTCTGCAAATATCATGTCTATTCATAGGTAGCTTGACCAAATCATACATTACAGTTGTGGTTATAGAAATTCGTTACTATTATTATTTCATACTCTTAGCATTATGCAGTTGCAATACATTGTGGAGTTTTCCCAGGGAAAAGAAACTTTGGTAACAACTAGGGTACCTAATTACACAGAAACCCTGTGATTGCCTTATTGTCCTAGATGTTTTCTCCTCCTGCAAATATCATGTCCATTCATAGGTACCTTGATGAAATCACACATTACAGTTGTTTTTAGAGAAAATTCATTACTATTATTATTTCATACTCTTATCAAGTTCTCCATTTCAATGGTGAGGTTTTGAAATTGTAACTTTTCAAAATCAATTTATTGCCAGCTCTTCCTTGATAAACTAAATTCTATTAGTTGATTTTTTGGAAGTAAACTGCAGGGAACACATCATAGCTGCTACCGCTAGATTTATCAAATGAAGAACCTATAATATGTATGACTAATATTAATTGCACTATCTAGCTCCAAATGATCAGCtgaaataactttttttttaatttcatctttCATTGTTATTACAATCGTGCGTATAGAAATTTGTTACTACTATTATTTTATACTCTTAGCATGTTCTCCATTTCACACTTCTTAAAACACAAGTTTTCTAAATCAATTTATTGCCAGCTCTTCCTTGAAACTAAATTCTCTTGGTTGATTTTTTAGAAAGTAAACTACAGGGAACATATTATCGAGCTTCAAATTATCAGCTGAAATATTTGTTTTATTTCATCATTCATTGTTATTACTTATCATAATGTTAGTTGTTTCCGAgaaattttttctaaaaaaggaGTATCTACTGAGAACACTGTGCAGGTTTATGAAATGTTACCAAAACCGAGAAGTGTAGGGAAGCCCTATTGGATCTAAATTAATTTATAAAAATAACAGGCATCATGGAATTTGCAGAAAAGCAAATTGGACCGTATTAACCTTTACAAAACTGCACGATGATCAAAGCTAAAAGATGGAAAATTCAAACCCATTTCATTGGAAGCCTTAGTCATAGCCTCTTACCTAAGTCAAACAAATTATCTAGAGATATCATCTATTCCTTGAGAAATTCCAAACCATGAACCAGAGAGTTCTTCCATCGTATATTTAGAGGAACCTTGTCAGGAAGCATTCTAGTTATTCTGATAGGAAAGGGTGACTAGTTCCTGGCTTAAAAGATGCTACTCATACTGGTCAAAGAGTGATTACAAAATCAGTCCTCGTCAGTAAAAATGGCAAGGTAATAACTGTAGTGCAGTTTTTTAAGTGATTTTTCATTGCATTTAACTGAACTAGATTACTAAATTCAGATGGACTTGAAATCTTGTTAACTGCTGATGGTTCATTGAGCTCAAAATGTAATGTGTATCCATTCAGACATCAATTTGTAAACATATGGGCAAGTTGGTTAGTACTTATTAACCACCCAATTTTCAGTTCTCTCTAATCTTACTTCTCCAAGGAAATAGAAGGAACTAATTTCATTCCAACCAACATGCCTGTGGATAAGGATAGCTGTAGAGAATAGTGCTTCAGGTCCCATATATTGCTACTTGTTCACTTTCAAGTTTTTGGCATCATATAAGCATGCCAATTGGTTTGTCCTATTTTAAACTTCTCCAGAAACCTGGTTTATCAGAGGTTTACTCACAAGTGATAAATCCCCACGACCCTCCAACTGAAATTAGCTTATTTAGGATCTCTAGTACAAAATGGACATAGGCTTGCAAAGGTTAGGCCCAAGAAGTTTTAAGCTATTTAGCGCCGCCAATGATGTGTTGAATTATCCTTTTGGAACCTAAAATAGACAAAGAACAATTATCTTTCACATATATGGGGTGCATGCTAATAGATCTTGTGCATCAAGCATCGATACACAGGGTTGTAAACACTGACTAGAACTTAGAAGTGTTTCGGGCTTAATCCAGCATACATACTTGGTTAGAagttttttaaaagaaaaggaactgTAGAAGAAAATTGCATTTCATGTTGATGAAGTTGGTCTTAATTTTGTAGggttttttttccaaagaaCAGTAGAAGAATATTGCATTTCATGTTGATGAAGTTGgtctttaattttgtttttattcTGTGTGGGCGTGTTGGTGGAGTTGTATATCTAGTATGAACTGTTTATTCAGACTAATAAATTTCATGATTTCCATCTAGGAAGTCCATGACTACCTGAAAAGCCTTTGTCCGGATCTCCACATTACCAGAGGAGAATATGATGAGGATGCTCGATACCCAGAGACAAAGACACTCACAATTGGTCAGTTTAAGCTTGGGCTGTGCCATGGTCATCAGGTTCGTTTATGACCCAAAATATATGAAAGCTTTTACTTTCATGCCTATGATAATACATTTTATGCATACTCTTACTCCTTGGAATGCAAAGGAAACATATGCTTGTTTTATGATGCGTATAATTTATTTCAGGTGAGATCATGTTTGTTAATCTGGTTAATTATGCTTCATTGTTCTATGATGATGAAATGTCACTTTGCTATCTGCATATTTATGATCCTAGACTGCTTTTAGTTGGATGAAGTTAAATCTGTTATAAATTTGTGCATGTGTTAAGTGATCTCATGTTAGCAGAGACTCAACATTTTTTGTTTCTCTGTGCATTAGCATGTCATGCCCCACGTAAATTTGACACTTCTTTGCGATACCTCTAACTATTAGACAAAATAGGTTGATAAGATACATTATCAGCTAATGGCATTAATGTGGCAATGTGTTTCTTAGCTTTACCAGTGGGGGATCCATTATAACTTTTGTTACAGAATTGCCAAATAAGATGCGTAAAGCACTGCACTCGTATTAATTAAACTCCGTGTTCTAGTCTTCAGTGTTGTAAGGTCAACTGTCTTGTCCTCCAAAATGCAGAGAGTGTAACACTGTAACCAGAGATGTTTCCTGTCCACTGGTTCATTTTTAACAATGTGATACATGTCTTCAATGTCGCAATATGGCAGCATTCAATGCATCTTCAAATGGTCTAGAGTTACATTgaaagaaaattttattttctaGACTTTAAACAGCTCACGTTGTCTTGTGGGTGTCTGAGCGAGCGATCCATTCCCATAGACAATATCCATAAAGTGATTTGATACTCCCTCCTTGGGAACATGAAGCCTGGTCAACACCATAAAGCCAATACACGGTGTCTTGGACTTCAATTCACTTCAGGAGAGCCATGCGCGATGTTGGTTCATTGTATCTGCCAGTGCATGCACCACGTTCTGCACCTTCATTCACCCAACTTATGAACATTTTTCTGCATACTCCATTATACCTTTTTTCACTCTGTACGTCACCGTTTGTAGCCATACAACTTCAGTGGACACGATTAAAGGGCAAGAACTGATTGTAAGCACGTCATTTGCTGATTATGTGGCTATTGAATTCCAGTAGACCAGCTCTACACTGACACTCCTGAGCAGCCCCTATGTCAAATGTTGAAGTCGTGCATGTGGCCATTGAAACATGGACTGTCAAATCGATATTTTCCCTAACCAGTTTCCCTGAATCTGTGTACCATCCATATCAGGTCGTTCCATGGGGCGACCTGGACTCCCTGGCGATGCTGCAGCGGCAGCTGGACGTAGACATCCTGGTGACGGGGCACACCCACCAGTTCAAGGCGTACAAGCACGAGGGCGGCGTGGTGATCAACCCCGGGTCGGCCACGGGCGCCTACAGCAGCATCACCTACGACGTGAACCCGAGCTTCGTGCTGATGGACATCGACGGCCTGCGCGTGGTGGTGTACGTCTACGAGCTGATCGACGGCGAGGTGAAGGTGGACAAGATCGACTTCAAGAAGACGGCGACGACGATGCACGCGTAGCTTGGTTCGGTGCGGGCGTGGAAAACACTGAAAACGGATATGTCTAGTTCCTGTTGCTTTCCCCTAGAGCTCCCTGgactctctcttcttctctccctACCGGTTGTGCTCGCCTGTTCATGTGCAAGAAAGTGGAGCTGTTTTCACGGATTAGTTGACCAGATTGTCAGGGTGGGTGGGTGGTGTTAAATGTTAAGCTAGCTATGACTTGGGTCGTGTTTTAAACTTTTTATCAGGCGAACCTTGATTTGTCATTTGTGTTTATATATGCAAAATAGAGGAAATAATTGCAAAACAGATCGGTTTGCTTTTGCCGCATCCCATTGTGCGGACTGCTTCTTTCTGATTTTCCTGCTCGGTTCCCGATGCTTCAGTGAATGAATAACGAAGAGGATCACGTAGCatatacttttttttgttgcaaaaagaaaaaggataaaggAAAAGTGTTGGTGTGCGGCGGCATTGCCGGCCTCCTCGGCCGGGCCGGGGGGGGCTCCTAGCGTTGCGTTGGGGAGCCCACACGCCGGCACGGGGACGGGGGAGGCAGCGTTGCCCGTGGCACACGCAAAAGCGCGCTGGACGGCACCGACACGCGCAGAGGCAGAGGAGGTCCGATCCTGTGGCTGCTGTGGGCATCATGTACTCACGGTGGCACGCAGATGCACCAAGCACGACTAGTGTCCCCCGGGGAATCAGCCTCTCTGGGACGCACGGATTCGAAAGAATCTCGATCTGGGTTTCTATTCGTTCGAAAACGCTTGAAATCATTTCGAGAGAACACTTGGTACATCCATCTTCGACTTAACTGAGTATCTCGAGTTTCTGAATCCTATGAATATTGGGAAAAGGGAGTAAAAGTTTCACTAGGTAACTCTAAGACTTATCATCAATGTCGCCTACGTTTCTAAACTCTTAAATGCATAATAAGGTACCTTAATTTGTTTAGTGTGGCAAGCAAAAACAATAAACTTAGGTCTTACTTGCATCCTCTCATATTGTTGATTCAAGCTTTTACAATCTAGCAACCCAAATTGTTCCATGATCCAACGATCCACCAACCCTAGCTATATCTCACCAGCTGTCTCAACTCAACTTCTACCAGCTTGTGTGATTCAACCACCCCACGATCCAGATGTCCAAATAGCTTCCGAACTTCTACAGTCCAGTTTTTAACAATTCATAATTCGCAAGCTCACTTTCACATTCTGTGTTGGAAACTAAATTGTTGAATCATGGAACCCTAAATTGTGGAATCTCACTCGTTGTCTCACACTACCTTCTACCAGGTTGTGTGATCCAAACGCCCCATGGTAAGTTATCCAAGTAGCCGTCCAACTTTACAATCCATGCATAATCTACGAGCTAGCTTCCACAAACTGTGGTGGATCCAAAGCAGGCCTTTAAACTTTTGTGCGAAAACTAGTACAGTCCCGTGGTGAAGCAGCCAACTTCAGCAATCCAATTTTTCTTAAGATATATATAAACAAAGCATTACAATCAACCAGGGCTCTGATAGAGCCCTCTTCAtcagcagcaggcggcggcatTATTGCGTgcacaaagaaaaacaaatgtGTACTGGGCCTTTCACTGTGCCGGCATCAAATTAGCAAAGAAAGAGTTGCACTTTACTCCCTATGTTCCAAATTATTGGTCATTTAGTTCTATCCTGAGTGTCAAACCCTCTCTAAATTTGACCaacttttttattaaaaaaatatgtgaacatttccacaataccaaataaatacactATCAATGAAATAATTTCATGGTGATTTTGTGAAATTAATTTGACATTGCagatgtttttatttttttctataaataaaTTCGACCAGAATTAGCAACTTAAACTAAATTTAAGTGACCAACGATTTTGAACGAAAGGGATATACATACACTCGTCTTACCACCAAGGTGGTTTGTGACCT
Proteins encoded in this window:
- the LOC117860551 gene encoding vacuolar protein sorting-associated protein 29; the encoded protein is MVLVLALGDLHIPHRAPDLPAKFKSMLVPGKIQHIICTGNLCIKEVHDYLKSLCPDLHITRGEYDEDARYPETKTLTIGQFKLGLCHGHQVVPWGDLDSLAMLQRQLDVDILVTGHTHQFKAYKHEGGVVINPGSATGAYSSITYDVNPSFVLMDIDGLRVVVYVYELIDGEVKVDKIDFKKTATTMHA